The genomic region CCAAGTTGTGTGAAGATTCTAGCACAGTCTGTTTCTGTATTTGGGCCACATAAGATAATCCACGAACTTCGTATTCACAATATGTCTCCACATGAGGGTGATACAGCATTAGAGGAAGAAACATTCCTGCAAATGTTCAAGGGAACATTTGTTCCATGGTGTCTCAGTGGGAATAGTTGCTCTTTGAGTGCTCGTCTTGACCTGTTACTTGCATTGCTTGATGATGAATATTTCTTTGAGCAGTGGGATAGTGTTATCAGATATGCTACTAACCTGGAGTATTCTGGATCTGCACCCTGCTCTTTGGATTCTGACCGGATAACTATCTTAGCAATGCTTTTAGAGAAAGCAAGAAATGAAATCACAAAAGCGAAAGTAGGAATTTCTATCTGCACGAACATGGGCAACATAGATCATTGGCATCACGAGCTTCTAGAGTCAACTGTGGTTGCTGTTGCTCGATCCTCACCTCCTTTCGGAGCTTCTAGTTCTCAATTTTTGTGGTATGAACGAAATTATTTCTTTTTGTCTGAGTTTCATCCGATAGAGGTCTAGCTTTTTAGTCTGTGTTTTGCTTGGGTTGACTACTTTTCTGGAGAACATTGATGGTGCTGATTTCTTTGTATCTCATATTGCAAGCCCGCTGGTAAATATGGAATGGGAGATGTTATGTGGTTATTTTGTATAATAGACAGAAATATTCATTTGAATGCTTTAAATGTAAGTATTTTGTTCATGACCTACTTTTTCCTTATCTGCAGTACTGTTGTTGGTGGTCCAACAAAGAGCAATCAAATTTCTCTGGTGTCAAGAAATACGTTGGTCCTGATATTTGAAGAGGTTTTCAAGAAGTTACTTTCATTTATTCTGGCATCCTCGTTTACTTGGGTCAGGGATGCAGGTTCTCTATTGACGCCCAATCTATTGACTGCTGGGGCAAACACCATTGGGTCTGAATTTGAAAGTTCAGTGAGCATGTTTGAGATGGCTCAATTTGCTCTTGAAGTACTTGATGGCGGCTTATATTCATTGAAGACACTTGGTGAAGAAAGTGGGCTGACTCCAGCTATTTTAGCTGCAATTTTTCTTATTGATTGGGAGTTTCTGGAACTGACAATGATAGATGATGGACCTGATGATAAATCAAAGGAAATATTGAAGGCCAGGCTGGGATTTGGTGAATCTTTCCATGCATTTAGATGTAAGTTAGGTAATCAATTCTGGAAAACACTCAGTTTACACAATCGAAAGGCACTTGGACAAAAATTGATTCAGTGCATGAGATCCGCCATCTTCAATGAAGAGGAAATGGACACAGAGAAGTTCACGTCACTGTGCTGCTTGTGGATGCTTGAAATTCTGGACTGTCTCTCTGAGGATCCCTTTGAGGAACAGGATCTGCTGGACCGACTTCTCTGCCAAGGTGAGAGATGGCCTTTGTGGATAGTTCCGGAATTTAGCAGGCAAGAGGGAACAGTTGCCAAAGACTTCTCTATCCAAGTGAGTGGGAATTATTGAATTGACATATTGCTGCCTTATTGGTTCATGTTTTCTGTGTCTGTTTCTCTCATGATATGTTGAGTTCTAGTTGGTTAGTTGGATTTTATTCATTTTTATGCGTGTACACATTAGATTATTGATTAACCCCAACACTAGGTTTTCTTATAGGGACAGTAAGGAAATAAATCTTAACTAGATGCCCACTCTCTGACTCTGTTAGTTAGGGTCCCTTCTATTGCTACTTGTTTTGATGCTTGTGCGCATATGATTATTGATTCATTCCCAACCCTAGGTTTTCTAAGGTGCACAATAAGGAAAGAGCAATTGTAAATATTGTAACTGTATCCCTAAAATAATTGGTATGTACATGTCCTGCCCGTCACAACCAGGCCACTGCTGAATGAGAAAGCTCCATGATAAATGTCTTACATAGATACATACACCAGACAGGTTTAGAAGAGTTAGCCCACTAACTTATCATTGAGACTAGTGGATGCTTCATTGCTTACAGTGAGACTGGCTTTTTCCTTGTGTTTATTCAAAAAGTGTACTTGAAATTGTGTTGGAATTATCTTAGATGGATTATGTGATCTTTATCGGATTTGTAGAGAGGTTTACACATTACAAATATCTGACAAAATGCAGGACTTTGGCCATCGGAAGTTTATTTCATTTATTGACAAGATGATATCAGAAATTGGGATTGATAGAGTTGTTGCCAGTTGTGGTAGAAATGCTCTCCCTCTGTCTGAGGAAGCAACAAATGAAAACCTGACTCGATCTTGGCTTGCTGCTGAAATATTATGCTCCTGGAAGTGGCCAGGAGGAAGTGTAGTAGCTTCATTCTTACCTTCATTAAGCGCGTATGCCAAGAGTAAAAATTTCTCTTCCCAGGAGAGCTTGCTAGATTCTATTTTCAACATTTTACTTGATGGTACACTTGTTCAGGGAGGATGTGCTGCACAGAATTTCGTCTATTTATGTGCTGCTTCAAGTGATGAGGTGGAGGATATTGAAGAACCATTCTTAAGAGCTCTTGTAGCTTTTCTTTTAACTTTGTTTAATGATAATATATGGGGTTACAAGAAAGCTATGGAGCTGTTTGCACTGCTTGTAAATAAACTTTATGTTGGAGAAGCAACAAATGCAAACTGTTTGAGGATTCTTCCTGTGATCGTCAATGCTCTTATACTACCATTAAGTCAAAGAAGCATCAGATCTAATGACTCTAGTGGAGATGCTCAACATGATTCTTCTGGGGAAAATCATATACACGATGTTATTGAAGGCTGGCTTAGAAAAGCTCTATCATTTCCACCTTTGATTACGTGGCAAACAGGAGAAGGTAAATGCATGTAATTATAATTTCATTCAGTAATTCTTTTACATTTGAGTTTTATATCTTCAATTTCAAGTCACTAATTGAATGGTTAGTTAAGTAAGAAGTAGAAAAACTTCAGATTTTTTATAAGCAGTACCTGTTCTGGAGCATCAAGTGGTGCGCTTCCACCTCCTTGATAAAGAGTGATTGGGATTGTGGTTCTTGCTGATATACTTTATAATCTGCTGAGAACCAGTGTTAATTCCTTTTGATTTCATCTTGTAGATATGGAAGATTGGATGCAGCTGGTTATTTCTTGTTATCCCTTTAGTGTAGTGGAAGGCATACAAACACCAAAGCTGGAGAGAAGGATTAGCTTGGTAGAGAGAAAGCTCCTACTTGAATTGTTTCGGAAGCAGAGACATGGTGTTGGAACATCAGCTGTAATTAATCAGCTTCCAGTTGTTCAGATGTTGCTATCAAAGCTTATGGTCGTTTCAGTTGGTTATTGTTGGAAAGAATTTGATGAAGAAGACTGGGAGTTTGTCTTATCTCAGATAAGACGCTGGCTGCAGACTGTCGTTGTAATGATGGAGGAAATTGCTGAAAATGTCAACGACACTATCACTAGCAGCTTTACTTCTGATAACTTGGATGCTCTCATTGATAACCTTGGCAAAATTGTTTTCGTTTCAGATCCCTTTCCTATGGACATTGCCAAAAATGCCCTTCTATCATTTTCTCTGTCATGTGGATCTTTTGGTCGCCAACAGGCAGAAGATGCAGATAACTTGAATCCTGTGAGAACAGAAAGATGGGACCCCATCAAAAATAGAATTTTAGAAGGCATCCTTAGACTGTTTTTCTGCACGGGTATTGCTGAGGCCATTGCAAGCTCCTGTTGTCATGAGGCTGCATTTATTGTATCCGCATCCCGATTTGAACATTCCTATTTCTGGGAGTTGGTGGCCTCAAGTGTTGTCAACTCGTCAACAGATGCCATAGATAGGGCAGTGAAGTCAGTAGAATTCTGGGGGCTAAGCAAAGGACCCATAAGCTCTTTGTATGCTATCCTCTTTTCTGCCAAATCAGTTCCTTTGTTGCAGTTTTCTGCTTACTTTATTCTTTCAACTGAACTTGTTTTACCCCTGGCTATTGTTGAAGAAGACAAAAGTTACTTGGATGGTGTCAGTAACAATGAAGAGGTGTTATCCCCTCCTGACATGTCAACAGAAACGGATATTCATTTGAGAGCTGAAATATCTTGCATGATTGAAAAGTTGCCTAGTAATGTTCTCGAGATGGATTTGCTGGCAGATCAAAGGGTAAATGTGCATTGTATTTAATTATATCTTTTGCTTGGTATTTACTTCTCAATAAAAGTGCAAAAATTGAT from Fragaria vesca subsp. vesca linkage group LG3, FraVesHawaii_1.0, whole genome shotgun sequence harbors:
- the LOC101310503 gene encoding E3 ubiquitin-protein ligase listerin-like, with the translated sequence MGKQKGDGARSKARPSSSSLAASLLPSGSTAAVGFGGYVGGSRLDAPPSGGDDSRPYLEVDSDLALHLKRLARKDPTTKLKALASLSTLLKEKSTKDIIPAIPQWGFEYKRLVVDYNRDVRRATHDTMNNLVTAVGRDLAPQLKSLMGPWWFSQFDPVSEVSQAAKRSFQVNLQVHPNLVLFIAVFSAPEKRLDALILCTAEIFVYLEENLRLTPESMSDKGTALDELQEMHQQVISSSLLALATLLDVLVCLQVERPGTVNIAAQPKHALKARETAISCAEKMFTAHRFFLDFLKSPSPAIRSATYYVLSSFIKNVPQAFNEGNMKTLAAALLGGFQEKDPACHSSMWDAILLFSSKFPESWTSVNVQKAVLNRFWDFLRNRCFGSQQVSYPSLILFLQTVPSKAVVAETFFLEFFKNLWAGRNPSHSLDADRVAYFQAFQECFLWALHNASRYCNGVDSISAFRATLVKSVLVKLLWQDYISSSSSRKKEKTSLGLSADSCESDLTSNKKTVETLNITYPMSYFNELANCIVAVLSGIHLLEHDLLSVFAAEFQENCRGFFQHASNLEKESEFAERVTQFISLLGECSMQNGGGWPLASLVGPMLANSFAVMRSHDSPSCVKILAQSVSVFGPHKIIHELRIHNMSPHEGDTALEEETFLQMFKGTFVPWCLSGNSCSLSARLDLLLALLDDEYFFEQWDSVIRYATNLEYSGSAPCSLDSDRITILAMLLEKARNEITKAKVGISICTNMGNIDHWHHELLESTVVAVARSSPPFGASSSQFLCTVVGGPTKSNQISLVSRNTLVLIFEEVFKKLLSFILASSFTWVRDAGSLLTPNLLTAGANTIGSEFESSVSMFEMAQFALEVLDGGLYSLKTLGEESGLTPAILAAIFLIDWEFLELTMIDDGPDDKSKEILKARLGFGESFHAFRCKLGNQFWKTLSLHNRKALGQKLIQCMRSAIFNEEEMDTEKFTSLCCLWMLEILDCLSEDPFEEQDLLDRLLCQGERWPLWIVPEFSRQEGTVAKDFSIQDFGHRKFISFIDKMISEIGIDRVVASCGRNALPLSEEATNENLTRSWLAAEILCSWKWPGGSVVASFLPSLSAYAKSKNFSSQESLLDSIFNILLDGTLVQGGCAAQNFVYLCAASSDEVEDIEEPFLRALVAFLLTLFNDNIWGYKKAMELFALLVNKLYVGEATNANCLRILPVIVNALILPLSQRSIRSNDSSGDAQHDSSGENHIHDVIEGWLRKALSFPPLITWQTGEDMEDWMQLVISCYPFSVVEGIQTPKLERRISLVERKLLLELFRKQRHGVGTSAVINQLPVVQMLLSKLMVVSVGYCWKEFDEEDWEFVLSQIRRWLQTVVVMMEEIAENVNDTITSSFTSDNLDALIDNLGKIVFVSDPFPMDIAKNALLSFSLSCGSFGRQQAEDADNLNPVRTERWDPIKNRILEGILRLFFCTGIAEAIASSCCHEAAFIVSASRFEHSYFWELVASSVVNSSTDAIDRAVKSVEFWGLSKGPISSLYAILFSAKSVPLLQFSAYFILSTELVLPLAIVEEDKSYLDGVSNNEEVLSPPDMSTETDIHLRAEISCMIEKLPSNVLEMDLLADQRVHVFLAWSLLLSHLGSLPSSSPTRERLVQYVQDSASSVILDCLFQHIPLEQWILKKKDEELPAGIAEAAASATRSIRTGSLLFAVQSLWPVKPLKMASLAGAMFGRMLHILPAYVRQWSNDLRDRSTLSGIESFTRAWCSPHLIAGELSQIKKDEIADENFTIAVSKSANEVVATYTKDETAMNLVIRLPSSYPLRPVDVDCTRSLGISEAKQRKWSMSMTSFVRNQNGALAEAIRIWKRNFDKEFEGVEECPICYSVIHTVNHALPRLACKTCKHKFHSACLYKWFSTSHKSTCPLCQSPF